A region from the Triticum aestivum cultivar Chinese Spring chromosome 3D, IWGSC CS RefSeq v2.1, whole genome shotgun sequence genome encodes:
- the LOC123075430 gene encoding uclacyanin-3 has protein sequence MAAAAAAASLAIRLTALVVVLVVFCPTASAAPKGKKYKVGGPDGWRVPPKADKEMAYVKWASNITFFVGDSVEFVYKNDSVIKVSKVGYYHCNETAGIGTGPGPRDGKTLFILDAPGFVYFASSNLRHCKDGQKLLIKVLDPEQRPPASASSPLEAPTDRSSPEPGPASTEHSSAMGGPFVAPLARAMAQAATLVLACFM, from the exons atggcggcggctgcggcggcggcgtctCTGGCGATCCGTCTCACGGCGCTCGTCGTGGTGCTCGTCGTCTTCTGCCCGACGGCGTCCGCGGCGCCGAAGGGGAAGAAGTACAAGGTCGGCGGTCCTGACGGGTGGCGCGTGCCCCCGAAGGCGGACAAGGAGATGGCGTACGTCAAGTGGGCGTCCAACATAACCTTCTTCGTCGGGGACTCCGTCG agtTCGTGTACAAGAACGACTCGGTGATCAAGGTGAGCAAGGTTGGTTACTACCACTGCAACGAGACGGCGGGCATCGGCACCGGCCCCGGGCCGAGGGATGGCAAAACGCTCTTCATCCTCGACGCGCCAGGCTTCGTCTACTTCGCCAGCTCCAACCTCAGACACTGCAAGGATGGCCAGAAGCTCCTAATTAAAGTCCTCGACCCCGAGCAGCGGCCGCCGGCATCAGCATCGTCGCCGTTAGAGGCCCCGACGGATCGATCATCTCCGGAGCCAGGGCCGGCCTCCACGGAGCACTCATCCGCCATGGGAGGGCCATTCGTGGCGCCTCTCGCCCGCGCCATGGCACAAGCTGCAACATTGGTCCTGGCCTGCTTTATGTGA